ACTAAAGATTAAGTTGCGTGAATATGATATGAACTTTGAAAATTGTATTGGATTTTCCAGTGATGGAGCTGCTTCTATGGTTGGGTCTAAAAATTCAGTTTGGACTCGAATCAAGGATGTTGCACCAAACTGCACACAAATGAAGTGTGTTTGTCATTCATTAGCTTTATGCATTCAACATGCTTTCGAAAAACTCCCATCTAGCCTTGGATTCCTCATAAGTGAGATACCACTTTGGTTCTCAAACAGTAACTTACGTAGAGAAGAATACAAATCTCTATTTGAGACATTAAATCCACATTCTGAAACTGAATGTAGGTACCAAGCACCATTGCCTTTTCAGAAGGCTTCTAAAACTAGGTGGCTTGTAAAAGGGAAGGTGATGTTGAATATCTTGGTAAATTGGGAAGAATTGAAGGCTTATTTTGCAGCGTCGGAAAATACTGgtcaaacaaatacaaaatacaaagccagattattaaaagaaatgctatatgataaaattaattacttatattttgtgTTTGCCACACCCATTATAAGAGACTTTGAAGCTGTCAATGCAATGTTTCAGGCCACTAAGACAGATCCGTATAAGCTATCTAATGAATTAGAGATGCTCAGAAAAACTCTTTGCAACAGAATTTACAATTATGATGGCACTGAAAAAGTCACTGAAGAAATTGATTTTGGAGCCAAATTTAAGCAAGAAATTCTTAGACATCTCAATGACTTCAAGGTTAGACAGCATGctgttgaagaagaaaataaagtccTTGACATGAAAAAAAGATGTCGAATGTTTATTGTTGAAGCTATTTATCAACTACGTTTTAGATTGTGTGATGCAACTGAAGTGTTTAAAAATCTTGCCTTATTGAATCCTGCAACAGTATTAAGTCAAATAACAAAGGGTTCTTTTTCAGATTTACCTATGTTGCATTTAGCTCAAAATAATTTGGATGAAATTGAACAACAGTATAGGAAAATTAACCTAACGGATTGgagaatggaaaatgtttttgaaaataatgaaattccagAAGATACAGTCAAATTTTGGTTTGGTATCTATCACCATCAGAACTTCAAGGAGTTGGCAACTTATGCACTAAATTGTTTGGTCACACCAGCCAGTAATGCTGTGGTGGAACGATTATTTTCCCTTGTAACTTCAGTCAAAACAAAGCCTAGAAACCGAATGCAACTCGACCTTCTAGATGCAATCATTAGAATCAGAGCACACCTCCTCGAAAATTCAATCTGCTGCAAAGATTTATGCATCACACCAAGAATGTTAAATAACTTCAAgtcagaaattctttattcctATGGCAGTACAACTTCAGGTGCCTCTACTTCAAAGCAAAGTTTGGAAGAACAGGAAGACTTAGCAATGTTCCTGTAATCAAAAATAAACTGAGgtaagttgtttttc
This DNA window, taken from Macrobrachium rosenbergii isolate ZJJX-2024 chromosome 36, ASM4041242v1, whole genome shotgun sequence, encodes the following:
- the LOC136856704 gene encoding SCAN domain-containing protein 3-like yields the protein MLSVSSATTESLFELLKIKLREYDMNFENCIGFSSDGAASMVGSKNSVWTRIKDVAPNCTQMKCVCHSLALCIQHAFEKLPSSLGFLISEIPLWFSNSNLRREEYKSLFETLNPHSETECRYQAPLPFQKASKTRWLVKGKVMLNILVNWEELKAYFAASENTGQTNTKYKARLLKEMLYDKINYLYFVFATPIIRDFEAVNAMFQATKTDPYKLSNELEMLRKTLCNRIYNYDGTEKVTEEIDFGAKFKQEILRHLNDFKVRQHAVEEENKVLDMKKRCRMFIVEAIYQLRFRLCDATEVFKNLALLNPATVLSQITKGSFSDLPMLHLAQNNLDEIEQQYRKINLTDWRMENVFENNEIPEDTVKFWFGIYHHQNFKELATYALNCLVTPASNAVVERLFSLVTSVKTKPRNRMQLDLLDAIIRIRAHLLENSICCKDLCITPRMLNNFKSEILYSYGSTTSGASTSKQSLEEQEDLAMFL